From a single Candidatus Izimaplasma bacterium HR1 genomic region:
- the yvyI gene encoding Putative mannose-6-phosphate isomerase YvyI — MIIKMKPVLVQKEVWGGHKIKDNFGYIDAPDRCGEAWGISAHKTFSSVIANTSFKGMTLRELFNNNKELFGNYEGEEFPILVKIIDARDNLSIQVHPNDDYAKQFKSLGKEECWYVLDTNEYTEIIIGHKAKTKEELHKAIDQDRIEDLVNAFPIKKGDFFYINAGTLHAICKGTTLLEVQQSSDITYRVYDYNRLQDDGTLREIHKGKAKDVITVPDNRVNKIHRDRYFTYDIIQNNTLTKEVSHKHGDYIFILEGEGLFDKVPVRIGDFLMVSSSTEYKIYGTLKYQKTTF, encoded by the coding sequence ATGATTATTAAAATGAAACCAGTATTAGTTCAAAAAGAAGTATGGGGAGGACATAAAATCAAGGATAACTTTGGTTATATCGATGCTCCTGATAGATGTGGTGAGGCATGGGGTATTAGTGCTCACAAGACATTCAGTAGTGTAATTGCAAACACTTCTTTTAAAGGAATGACTTTAAGAGAACTATTCAATAACAATAAAGAATTATTTGGTAACTATGAAGGGGAAGAGTTCCCCATCTTAGTTAAGATAATCGATGCTAGAGATAACTTAAGTATTCAAGTTCATCCTAATGATGATTACGCTAAGCAATTTAAAAGTTTAGGTAAAGAAGAATGTTGGTATGTTTTAGATACTAATGAATATACAGAAATCATTATTGGACATAAAGCTAAGACTAAAGAGGAATTACACAAAGCGATAGATCAAGATAGGATAGAAGACTTAGTTAATGCTTTCCCAATTAAAAAAGGTGATTTCTTTTATATCAATGCAGGTACCCTGCATGCGATATGTAAAGGTACTACATTATTAGAAGTACAACAATCAAGTGATATTACATATCGAGTATATGATTATAATAGATTACAAGATGATGGTACTTTGAGAGAGATTCATAAAGGAAAAGCTAAGGATGTTATTACAGTTCCAGATAATAGAGTCAATAAAATACACCGAGATAGATACTTTACTTATGATATTATTCAAAACAACACCTTAACAAAAGAAGTATCACATAAACATGGTGATTATATCTTTATATTAGAAGGCGAAGGGCTATTTGATAAAGTACCCGTAAGAATAGGTGACTTCTTAATGGTATCTAGTAGTACAGAATATAAAATATATGGAACATTAAAATATCAAAAAACAACATTTTAA